The following coding sequences are from one Kallotenue papyrolyticum window:
- the acs gene encoding acetate--CoA ligase alpha subunit, producing the protein MLDAIFAPRSVAVVGASPDPRKLGHTVLKNIVTNGFPGAIYPIHPTANEVLGLRAYPSVAQTPAVPDLAVIVVPPTAVLAVAEECGQRGVKGLIVITAGFKEIGPEGLKREEQLLAIVRRYGMRMIGPNCLGVIDTVSRLNASFAALMPLPGNIAFMSQSGAICTAILDWSVTEGIGFSRFVSLGNKADVDEVALLQAWKDDPHSRVILAYLEGIARGPEFMRVAREVTRQTPVIIIKSGTTAAGSRAISSHTGSLAGSEAAYEAAFTQSGILRARTMQDVFDQALIFAYQPLLRGNRVAIVTNAGGPGILATDAIEHAGLQLARFAPETIARLQRELPPTANVFNPIDIIGDARSDRYRIGIAAALADPNVDALLVLFTPQAQSDVAETAEVIAELAEAQPEPRKPVVASFMGEHSLQPALTILNQRRIPNYPFPERAVAALKAMDTYAQRQQQPEGEYVTFEVDRQRVQHTFDAVRAQGRLELGEIEAREVMAAYGLRLPDSYLARSPEEAVTLANRLGYPVVMKISSPDILHKSDIGGVRVGISSPDEVRDAFELIEYRARRYQPNADIHGILVQKQAARGRECLVGVSRDPQLGPLIAFGLGGIYVEVLKDVAFRLAPLSRQDARQQIEAIRSFPILRGVRGQPPADLDSIEETLLRVSQLVTDFPEIVEMDINPLVVYDQGQGALVLDARIILKG; encoded by the coding sequence ATGCTCGATGCGATCTTCGCGCCCCGCTCGGTGGCCGTGGTTGGCGCGTCGCCCGATCCGCGTAAGCTGGGTCATACCGTGCTCAAAAACATCGTGACCAACGGCTTTCCCGGCGCGATCTATCCGATCCATCCAACCGCAAACGAGGTATTGGGTCTGCGGGCCTACCCTTCGGTGGCTCAGACACCCGCGGTGCCTGACCTGGCCGTGATCGTGGTGCCGCCCACAGCGGTGCTGGCAGTGGCCGAGGAGTGCGGTCAGCGCGGGGTCAAGGGCCTGATCGTGATCACTGCCGGCTTCAAGGAGATCGGGCCGGAAGGCCTCAAACGCGAGGAGCAGTTGCTGGCGATCGTGCGGCGCTACGGTATGCGCATGATCGGGCCCAACTGTCTGGGGGTGATCGATACCGTTTCCAGGCTGAACGCTTCCTTCGCAGCCCTGATGCCGCTGCCCGGCAACATCGCGTTTATGTCGCAGTCGGGCGCGATCTGCACGGCGATCCTCGACTGGTCGGTGACCGAGGGGATCGGCTTCTCGCGCTTCGTTTCGTTGGGCAACAAAGCTGATGTGGATGAGGTCGCGCTGCTCCAGGCATGGAAGGACGATCCCCACTCGCGCGTGATCCTGGCCTATCTGGAGGGCATCGCGCGTGGGCCGGAGTTTATGCGCGTGGCGCGCGAGGTGACGCGCCAGACGCCGGTGATCATCATCAAGTCGGGCACCACCGCCGCCGGCTCGCGCGCGATCTCTTCGCATACCGGCTCGCTGGCCGGTTCCGAGGCGGCTTATGAAGCCGCCTTTACCCAGAGCGGCATTCTGCGCGCGCGCACGATGCAGGATGTCTTCGACCAGGCGTTGATCTTCGCCTACCAGCCCTTGCTGCGCGGCAATCGCGTCGCGATCGTCACCAACGCGGGCGGTCCCGGCATTCTGGCGACCGATGCGATCGAACATGCCGGGTTGCAACTGGCGCGCTTTGCGCCCGAAACGATCGCCCGCCTCCAGCGCGAACTGCCACCCACCGCCAACGTCTTCAACCCGATCGACATCATCGGCGATGCCCGCTCGGATCGCTACCGCATCGGCATCGCCGCCGCGCTGGCCGATCCCAACGTTGATGCATTGCTAGTGCTGTTCACGCCCCAGGCGCAGAGCGATGTTGCCGAAACCGCCGAGGTGATCGCCGAGCTGGCCGAGGCCCAGCCCGAACCGCGCAAGCCGGTTGTCGCCTCGTTCATGGGCGAGCACAGCCTCCAGCCGGCGCTGACGATCCTCAACCAGCGGCGCATCCCCAACTACCCCTTTCCGGAGCGTGCCGTGGCCGCGCTCAAGGCGATGGATACCTATGCCCAGCGCCAGCAGCAACCCGAGGGCGAGTACGTCACCTTCGAAGTCGATCGTCAGCGCGTTCAGCACACCTTCGATGCTGTGCGTGCCCAGGGACGGCTGGAGCTGGGCGAGATCGAAGCGCGTGAAGTGATGGCCGCCTATGGCCTACGTCTGCCGGATTCCTATCTGGCGCGCTCGCCCGAAGAAGCGGTCACGCTGGCCAATCGGTTGGGCTATCCGGTGGTGATGAAGATCTCGTCGCCGGATATTCTGCATAAATCGGACATCGGCGGCGTGCGCGTGGGCATCAGCAGCCCTGATGAGGTGCGCGACGCCTTCGAACTGATCGAGTACCGCGCGCGCCGCTACCAGCCCAACGCCGACATTCATGGCATCTTGGTGCAAAAACAGGCCGCGCGTGGCCGCGAGTGTCTGGTGGGCGTCTCGCGCGATCCGCAGCTCGGCCCGCTGATCGCCTTCGGGCTGGGCGGGATCTACGTCGAGGTGCTTAAGGATGTCGCCTTTCGCCTGGCGCCACTCTCGCGCCAGGATGCACGCCAGCAGATCGAGGCGATCCGTTCGTTCCCGATCCTGCGCGGCGTGCGCGGCCAGCCGCCCGCCGACCTCGACAGCATCGAAGAGACGCTGTTGCGTGTTTCGCAGCTGGTGACCGATTTTCCCGAAATCGTCGAGATGGACATCAATCCGCTGGTGGTCTATGACCAGGGCCAAGGCGCGCTGGTACTGGACGCGCGCATCATCTTGAAGGGATGA
- a CDS encoding glycosyltransferase produces MKISIIGPTYPYRGGIAHYTTLLVHHLRAAGHDAKLYSYTRMYPKFLFPGKTDKDPSQTVLRVPCEYIVDPLNPLSWWRVFFRIRRDRADLAILQWWVPYWTPSLAVISHLIKHYTSTRIVYICHNVMPHEESGTLDHRLAWVVLKRGDAFIVHSEQDRRKLLALLPNALVWHTNLPVFDIFGKNSAREEDVVCLRRELGLENKKVLLFFGFVRPYKGLEYAIQALPLVRKHIHDVHLLVVGEFWGGKEQYLWYASEAGVLDSMTVIDEYIPNERIAQYFALSDVVVLPYVSATQSGVVQVAFHFGVPVITTRVGGLHEVVRDGYSGFVVPPQDEESLAHAIVRYFKEEKKSVFSQNIVNDRSVGKYSWLEIVDILGDIWARLKQG; encoded by the coding sequence GTGAAGATTAGTATTATTGGTCCAACCTATCCTTACCGGGGCGGGATTGCACACTACACTACCCTGCTCGTCCATCATCTTCGTGCGGCCGGGCACGATGCTAAGCTTTACTCCTATACACGCATGTACCCTAAATTTTTATTTCCCGGTAAGACCGATAAAGATCCGAGTCAGACTGTTCTGCGCGTGCCGTGTGAGTACATCGTCGATCCACTGAATCCACTTAGCTGGTGGCGGGTTTTCTTTCGTATCCGGCGCGATCGTGCTGATCTTGCTATCTTGCAGTGGTGGGTTCCCTACTGGACGCCGAGTCTGGCTGTTATTTCGCATCTGATCAAGCATTATACATCGACCAGGATTGTTTATATTTGCCACAATGTTATGCCCCACGAAGAGAGTGGGACACTGGACCATCGGCTCGCCTGGGTCGTGCTAAAGCGTGGTGATGCCTTTATTGTGCACTCGGAGCAGGACCGCAGGAAGTTGCTTGCGCTGTTGCCAAACGCTCTGGTTTGGCATACTAATTTGCCCGTTTTTGACATATTTGGAAAAAACTCTGCTAGGGAAGAGGATGTTGTTTGTTTGCGTCGCGAGCTTGGTTTGGAAAACAAAAAGGTGTTACTGTTTTTTGGATTTGTTCGGCCGTACAAGGGTTTAGAGTATGCTATTCAAGCTCTTCCTCTGGTAAGAAAACATATCCATGATGTACATCTGCTTGTTGTTGGTGAGTTTTGGGGCGGAAAAGAGCAATACTTGTGGTATGCGAGTGAAGCTGGTGTTCTTGATTCAATGACTGTTATCGATGAGTATATTCCTAATGAGAGGATTGCTCAATATTTTGCCTTATCAGATGTTGTTGTGCTCCCGTATGTATCTGCAACGCAGAGTGGTGTTGTTCAAGTTGCGTTTCACTTTGGCGTCCCGGTTATAACTACACGCGTTGGTGGGCTTCACGAAGTTGTGCGTGATGGTTACAGTGGTTTTGTGGTTCCTCCACAAGATGAAGAATCATTGGCGCATGCAATTGTTCGTTATTTCAAGGAAGAAAAGAAGTCTGTTTTTAGTCAAAATATAGTTAATGATAGATCGGTTGGAAAATACTCCTGGTTAGAAATAGTTGATATCTTGGGTGATATATGGGCGAGATTGAAGCAGGGTTAA